The Phragmites australis chromosome 13, lpPhrAust1.1, whole genome shotgun sequence DNA window AGCGCGCCAAGACGCCAACCACTCGACTAGACGAAACAGACAGCGCGTCATCTGACTAACGAGTGAGCTCGCACTCTCCCTCCCGTCCACAATAACATGCTCCGCGCTCCGCCCCAAACGCTGCAGCGCCCGCGACCGCGGTCACGGCCTCTCTCGCCCGCGCCACGATGCTCGAACGACCCCGCGCCTGCTGCCGCCGGCAGCATCCGGCGCCTGGTGCTCCCGCCCGAGGGCCGCGCGAAGCTGGACCCGCGCCCGGACCGCGACTTCTACGCGTTCCCGCGCCTCGTCACGCACGTGGACGACGGCTTCATCGCCACGCTCACGGACCTTTACCGGGAGCGCCTGAAGCCCGGGTGGGACGTGCTCGACCTCATGAGCTCCTGGGTCAGCCACCTGCCGCCAGAGGTCCAGTTCCGGCGGGTCGTCGGCCACGGGCTCAACGCGCAGGAGCTCTCCAGGAACCCGCGCCTCGACTACTTCTTCGTCAAAGACCTCAACCGCGAGCAGGAGCTCGAGCTCGAGAGCGGCTGCTTCGACGCCGTGCTCTGCACCGTCAGCGTGCAGTACCTGCAGTCCCCTGAAAAGGTACACAGATCGTGCCCCTTATCTTCTTCTTACAAATGCACAGTTAATACCATTTTTTCTATTAATATACGTATGGAGGAACTGATTACGCCTCCATGAATCTTAAACTGGTGAGGTTTTCGCGGAGATCTTCCGGGTGCTGAAGCCGGGGGGTGTGTGCATCGTGAGCTTCAGCACCCGGATGTTCTACGAGAAGGCGATCGGAGCGTGGCGGGAGGGCACCGCCAACAGCCGCGTCCAGCTCGTGACGCAGTACTTCCAATGCGTGGAGGGGTTCACGCAGCCCGAGGTGATCAGGAAGCTGCCCTCGCCCGGCGGGTTGCCGGGCTCGCCGCTGGACGCCGTGATGAGGCTGTTCGCCGGGATGGCCAGCTCCGACCCGTTCTACGCCGTCATCTCGTATAGAAACTTCAAACCAATGTAAAGCCTGATCCCGAACTGAGAGAATCTGTGCAAAATTGGGATTTGTACAGTTTATATAATCATTAGTGGTGAAACTCAGAAGGTGAGACATCATACGCCGACGTAAGTTCTTTTATTGCAGATAGCAGTACCGACGTTGTGCGGTAAACATGAGTACCTGAGATGCAAGTTGCGTAAGTTTTGCATTTTCTGGTTCACTTTATCAatccaaaactaaaaacaaattaaaattcaCTCTCACCCAATTaagttaaagaaaaaataaattaaatagtgACTCGGAATTATTTATTAGGTACCTCACTTGCATCCCTATACATGACCGAAGCAAAACTACCTAGCTAGTCAGAAAAGAAACATGAGCAGATAGGATCATGGAGATATATACAGACACGTCgaaatccaaacaaaaaaaaaggggcCTTAGGGGTCTTGCAACTGAGCAGAGCGGCTGGTTAGTGGGACGTAGCGGACGGACGCGTCCTTCCGAACGCTGATCGATCCGTCGGCGTTCTTGTCCACCACCTGCAGGTCCTGTAAGTAGGTGCCCACAGGTACGACCATCCGGCCGCCAGGCTTCAGCTGCTCGAACAGAGGCTGAGGGATCTCTGGTGCTGCCGCGCCCACATGGATAGCGTCGTAGGGTGCAGAGTCGGGAAAGCCAAGCCTGCCATCTGCGGTTTTGAGAACGGACATGCATCTTAAGCTCCAAGTGATTTCAGAGTTTACTGGAATGAATAGAGGTGGAGTGCTCTAGCTAAGGAGCATCAAGAACACCCTTGGGAGTCATGATAGGATGAGAAAGATCAACATTTAAATATAACTTTCAATTAGGACAGGTGTTTCGCTGTAATAATTTGATATTCTTCATTTGACACAACTGCAACATGTAGTAGAAAGGACACAATTCTATGTGAAGAAAAAATGTACTGAAAACTGCTTAATCGTGTCATTATCTAAACAGATAGAGCATGTCTACACCATTAAAATTGAAAATCACGGCTTAGAAAGTACTCAAACAGCATGGCATACCAGTAAACAGGAACCAAAAGTAGCTAACCTTGCTTCATCATAACATGTGtaccaaagaaaaataaagtggCTGAGAGTGAACTTAAAAAAGCTTTACAAGGGGAAGTGCAGATTTTATATTTTCATAATTCATTGCCCAATATACTACAGCCGCGCCAGTTAGCGTACCTGCAACATGAAAAGAAAGCGATCCATCCTTCAATAGTGGAGCTGCAGCGCTCCTTTGGACATTTTCAATAGAAGAAGCAACAATCTCAGGAACGTGTTCAATTCCCACCGCACGACCTTCTGGCCCGACCATCATTGCAAAACAAGCTGTCATGTAGCCACTACCTACAAGGTGATAGGAATGCATGTTGATGACAGTAGttagggaaaaaaaaactagaagtaGACAAGTTGTTCATTCAACCGTGACATCTGATGGACACTAACAAACAGTGAACAGAGTATCAGCAAACAGACCTGATCCAACATCCAGAGCAAGCATGCCAGGTTGCAAATGATCCTTCAAAAGTTCTAAGCAGGTTGCGTGCATGTGAGGAGCAGATATTGTTGCTTTGTAACCAATAGGCATAGGACTGTCAATGTAAGGGGTACCCTCTGGTACAAATAACGCTCTATCAAGTGTTTCCATTACTTCAGCCACTTTCTCAGTCATAACAGCACCATACTGCTTTAGGTACTCAACCAGAGCTTTGTTATTATCCAGTGATCCTTGAGTCCAAAATTGCTGAAAGTTAAGCAAGAAATGGTGAGATGTGCTCCATTATATGTATGGCAACAGGACAAAATTGCAGCAATGAACAAACGATCACGGTGATAGTTTGACATCACTACACTTTCTTTTCTTATCAAAAGTGCTGAAGCATAAATAAGCAGAAAGGATTAGTGTGTCATCAACTCCTTTTAACAATAATAACAAATTATGTCTATTTACTTGGATATTACACAGAGCAACTACAAATTTAAAAGGAGGGAATGCCCCTTCCCAAAATTTCACTGCCACTAGCTTCTCTTGCAGTATGGTTCGGTGTACATTCAGCATAATCTCATCAAACTATAGATGCACACTAAACAGTATAAATCCAGATAGTtcaattttagtattttttttatgaacccTCATATCATCTAACTGGATTGCCATACTGGGATTTATCATGAAGCAGCCAGCAAATGGCCCAATGGCCCCAAGAATGTTTCTTTGTGGATACCTATATACCAAAAAGTTTCTGTAAGAGATGACACCTCCACAGTAGTGGCACACCTGAGAAGCTGGCTAACAGTGAATTTGAGCTCCCCTCAAACAAAAAAGGGTGATTTTAACATCAGGTCTTGATTCAGAACCGAGGCTATACTAGAGTAAGCCAAGTATCTAAGTGCCTACAGACTAAACCTGCAACTCAGTTCCATGAccaaaaggggggggggggggggggggaatcagAGGTAGGGCGCTGCGTGCGTACCGCCATCCGGTGGAACGGGATGCAGCGCCGCAGCAGATGCTGTGGCGGTGACGGAATCGTAGGGGTAGGGGCGCCGAGGAGGCTGTAGAGGAAGCGGCGCGGGAGCGCGGAGGAGGGCGAGAGGCAGCGGGCGGGGGACAGGCACATTATAAGAGAAGGGGGAAGGGAGGAGAACAGAGGAGGTCGGCTGCGGTGGCAGTTTGGAGAAGCCTCGTCTCGACAGGTGGAGGCTGCGCTCCAGTTCCACGGCGCGTGCCGGCCCTTCTAGTTCTAGCCAGGCACTGGCTTGTAAGGCCCTCTACAGTGTTGGCTTACAGCGAAGCCGCAACAGGAGAGAGAACATTGGAGCATCCCTCTTCGTGTTGTAACCTTCGATGGCAATGCCAGCAAATCTGGGGGCGGCGCACCTTCTTGCGCCGGTGCCTGAAGATTTAAATAAGCAGCGCTGATGCATGCAGGGGAGAGACGGATAGAGAAATAGAGGCGTGGTGtggaaaagatgaagagaaGCTTCATTGTTTTACTTTTTGGTGGACCTCGAGTGATGCAGGATAAGGTAACAAATAGCTGTTGCTACCGCGTCCAGATAGCGAGTAAAAATGTAACGATTCGTAACTTAGGGATCGCAATAGGATTTATCGGGCCACAATTGTGGGTTGTAATAGTATTTAGCGGACCATTACATTGCGTTACAAAATCTAGTAGACCAACTCAACTCTCCAGCCCAGGATCTTAGGCCACGATCGGCCACTGCCTCACACCAGCCAGCACCGCCATCGCCCTTGCCCTAACCACCCCTGCCTCGAGCCCCGGTCGCCGCCTACGGCTAACCAACGCTACCTTGCCCTGCCAGGCTGCCTGTACCTTGGTTGCTCGACCGCTGTCTGTGCTTCGGTTGCTCGGCTGCTACCTGCTCGcctcaaatttgtaaatatttttaaaatcctGCTATTTTAACTTAAAGTCCGCAATATCGCACGCTATACGCAATCCGCAATCCTCTACCTGACACCAATCCGCTACCACCATGTTATTTGCTATTTATTACCTTGTGCAGGATACTACATTTCGGGAGGCTCAATGCTAACCGATAGCTGGGGACAATAATATTTTGCCAGCATCGCTCCACCACTATGGAGGGCCTAAGCGCACGCAGCAAACCGAAAGCACGGACACGACACGCGTTTGCTCACCAATTTGGCCATCAATGTATTTTTTAGAAACATCATTACAATTCGCAGACGCGCACACACACTCGTACCACCACACATATACACACAGTCATACAACGTCTACTGAAGACCAGAGATGCGAAACTTAGAGATTAATGAAGTTACCATAGATATCTCATTAATAGAAGTATTCCTACTACTGAAAAAAAATTCCGTCTTGATAAGACACAAGGATAAACCTAAAGTTTGATATATGATGGGTAAGAAATAAATCAACTTCACCAACAACCCAAGCCTAGGCCAGCCATGGTTTGGCCAAATATTATCAAGTGTtgggagaaaatagaccaacctgaggataatagtCGGCAGTCACTATCAAAGgaccctccagagccttcggcctccagacTCAACAGGAGGCCCCATCCCCGGAGGCTGTAGGTcccttcggaccacctctccggctCATACATGGCCTTCCAAAGACTAGGAGCTACAACAAGTACCTtcggagccttcggcctccaaacTTAACAGGATGCCTTATCCCTAagggctgcggaccccttcgggccgcccctccggtgcccatacAGCCTTTCGAAGCCTAAAGACACGACCGACCTCTGGAGATAACATCGGGGAAGAAATGACACCCCCCTCTTTGCCGCCAACCTGACACAAAGTGATAGGTGATAAATACcgatgcaagtggtgcttatcctgacaccccaacatGATGAAAGTCGTACTGATACCCCCGACAGAGCGGCACCAGGCCGTAATTGGCATCCGGCTCACCCTCAAAGGGTAAGGACCAACATAGTTAccatgatagatatttatcttctatataggataaaaggtagttatccatgATAAGATCCAGTAATTTGgctaggtcctagatatttgtacattgtgataacttatacactaagttacgtactgccttataaatagggggtcgtggtcacctaagaaaaggaggaaaaaagtGGACACATTCAAGAtagcacggaggagcataatcgCAGAGTTTttctgtgatactcccccttaGCCCAGTCTATATCTTtacaatcaatacattcgtggtgttccttactctcaaacttcgtctccaaacttaAGTCTACtcattagaagaaactctcaccgtacttgctagaACAAGACGAATTTATACTCCAACATCAAGCAAATAAAATAGCATTAGCAAATAAGGTGGGAATCTTACCGAAATATGGTAACTAACCAAATTTGAGAGTAAGGCAAGCTTTGGCAAAGATTGGTTCGAAACCAAACACATTCCCTCCAATGTTCCATCTTCTGAACTGGGCCGGAGCCCGGTTAAAATTTTCGAAGTGCTACTCGACCTGGCACATGCTTGATCTGCATTTGTAATTTCTTAAAGCAAGTTACGACTTACGACTATTTCAGAAAGATACATCATCAGAGTACTTTTCTAGCGCCAGTTTCTCGAAGCTACACTACTGCAAAAGAAAGTTTCTTGAAGCTACAGACTACACGTGCAGTCAAGAGCATCATCATTGGATAGACACCACCTGCTGACACAACTGGTCTGCTGCGCTGATTAACCATCTGTATCCAACCTGTAACATCTCAAGTTTTAACATATTAAATAATAACAAGtttcactatatatatataagccaactaagaatatatatatatatatatgcatatacatactCAAATGTATTACTTGGCTAAGTGTTTCAACAATGCACTAGAATTATTTCCAAAATGTTCCCTATATTAAAATGGTTCTTATGCATTGATTTATGATTTTTATAGTTCTTTcggtggagatttgaaattgaatgtctcttaaTTTTAAATCTACTCTTAGTTTTCCCTCAGCTCATTTCAAGTCCCTTGAATTGAAATCCTCTTTCGAAGATcttgatccaaatccaaatcaaaatTTGAATATGTTCGTTTGAGTTGATCTTAACCCAaagtcaaaaccaaattcaaatacctcattTGAATTCATCCCAAAATTccatctctttttctttttctttttctcttatggGCTCAATCTCCCcttcatttgaattcaaataccTCATTTGAGTTCATCCCAAaattccttctccttttcttttccattttctcTCATGGGTTCAATCTCCCATTCCTTCTCTCTTGCGCGGCCCACGGCAACCGGCTCAGCCTCCCTTCCCTTTCCCCCTTCCTTCTCCCGCGCTAGGCCGCAACTGTGCCACCAGCCCACCTCCCCCCTGCGCTCGCCAGCCCCCGCTCGCCCTCGCTCGTGCGCGCGTGACCATCCACATGTCATGTATCAGCCACCCGCCcgcgcctctccttcctcctctagcGCGACATCACGCCGCACCATTCACCAGCGCGACAGCCGCCCCCTCCTCCAGGAAATATCGCTGCGACACCCCTCCGCGCTCttgctatctctctctctctctctctcttctctctaccCTCTCAGCCTGCTGCCCATGTGCCTGCAGTCGTGTGACTTTCGTGCCCATGCTGCAGGAAATGAGATGAGCACCACCTCAACGCCGCCCTGCTCACCGATGACCGCACGTTGTCACGAGCACCGCACTGCTTcgctgctccctctccctctataaatagcgcaGCCCCAacccctctccttccccttttcCCCAtttcaccgccgccgccattgcaTGCCACCGCAGCTCGTCGTTGACAATCCATCGTCCACGTACTGCCCAAGAGCTCGAGGGGGATGCCGTCGACCCCTTGCCGCTCTCCATCGACCAAGAGCCCAACGCAAGCTCGTCTGCACCGTGAGCCAAGCCACTCCACCGCCAACGCGACAACGTATCGCAGTCCGCCATCCAGCACATCACCGTTTGCGATCTCGGTGAGCTTCCTGTCCTCTCGCGCAACCCTCCTAGGTAGCATATGTCGCCTCCATGCTTCTTTCCCCACGAGCCGCGTGCAGCACCATGTTCTGCTTCGCCATTGTGCGATTGCTCGCTATTGGCATGCTTATGCCCATGTGTGTGGTCCAGCCTTCGTGTCGAATAGCCCAGGGAGCTCCAGGCCCCTTTTATGTGCAGGTTGACCACGTGTAGTTGAGAGGAGATGCTATCCGATTCTTCTCTGTCACCTCGACCCTCTTCGATCGCCATCTGGCACCGCTCCAGCCTCGGGCCATTGTCGATAAGCCCTTAGTCGAGTTCCCCGTAGCGCATAGGCAGCCGGCGTTAGCATCTAGTCGAGAAACCTCGGCGGAAACCTGTTTTCGACGAGCTCATCGGTGTGGCTCCATCGCGATTGCTAGCTGTCGTTCCCCCTTCGCTGCTCAGTTCAGCTGGCGCGCTAGCGTGCTTGCACGCGTGTGGCTAGGTCTGCTCGCATGTCGCATAGCCCACCCAAACAGGTCGCCGCTTAGCCCGTGCACCGCCGGCTTACCAGGCCAGGCCTAGCCAAACCCGCTAAGCTAGCCAAACCCATACAGGGTAGCACCGTGCAGCCCAGTACTGTGTAGCCTAAGCCCGGCCGCCCAGCCCAGACCTAGCCCAATCTAAGCTCATCTTGACCCAGCTGGTACTATTCATGTGGATCCCACCGAGTCACTCTTCATGTTGTTCCCACCGAGTCACAGTTCATGTGGGCCTAGACTACTATTTAGCGGGTCCCACTTGTGGGAACCACTCATGAATAGTACAAATTTGtaatttctcgatttaattttagattaaatcctccatgagtcataacttctccatttTGACTCCGATTCTAGTGATTCTTTCATCgaaatttatctaaatttgagatataTCTATCCATCACAGGGTGATATCCATGGGGCTCATTTTCCTTTCTATCTGGTGTTATTTTATTCTTCCCTAGTATAACCCATTAAGGATCGTAGTCACAATTGTAGAACTACTAGAATTCTACGAGTGCTGCACAAAAAATGTCAGGAGCGAGGAATATCTTAACTACaaccaagatcttgaagaatacctcggagaaggcaagtcctgtatccttgatcatattaagcCTATGTTCTCAAATAatctatatgatcaactaaaacttgacttattatcgcatgtgctatgtattatgcTTTTACCAACTACttataatagttaatcctatcaaacaatcaTCATGCCTTAACATGTCATCAtttagaatacatatcaccctaggatacctgtcgttatctatattaataacgaacgacgccttgatatctagcatgcttatgatTGAATATGTTTTCTTGGAGgcatcgcttttaaaatacatctCTTCATAGATAacgatttactgttatcaatgttaactcatataccatgaattcaGTTATGgttatgaaatccttgatgccatgtgggatatggtgggagatgtgtaaaaataggtgaaaactgttttggtaGGGACAAGTAGAGTAGTACTATGGACGAAGATGCTTTTggaggcttgagttacctttttGATATTCATTGCCGAAAGATATCTGCTCTAACTGTTTAAGAACCAAGTCATTTCACAGCCATACCTTAACAACCCCcatgcaaccatacgtcctgaatgggcagaacttgactttccttcaccggactgagttgagcatcatactaggaggccgAGAGCAGCGAGTAGTCAAGTGACTATCTGTCCCTCTATTTGAAGGTTGCTAGTACCGGTCTAGACTTAAAAAGTGGACTGACCTTCAATATATGGACTCTGATGctttgggggtaaatctcgtagaaaagtccAACAAGAAAGttgattggagtgtctcggtatgattcgctcctccgcttgcaacagttggaggctgagcatatcacatgGATACAGTGTACCACCTCTACAGAGTctaaaactatttgaatagctgtgtctggtcatggacatgcgaaagcataACCTTTTTGTCTAGACTCCGGATGCgtgtgttttgatgagtgagcGTGTATACTAGATGTCCGCGTGATGAGGTTCCTAGCTCAATTTTTCAGaagctatgtggtactagaggtacactaaATGTGATGATAGAGATTACGGAGTGAGGCGTGGCCCTCCTAGGTTTGAAAAAATCCCCTGATATAGCTTTTTaactggttttgaactatttaaactgttttaaagtaaATCATAGATGATGTAATTGGATACTTGCATAAACTATTTTATGCTTAGAACTAAATCGTAAAGaattatccttgaattacccctttatgcatctatcaaacacgttaaagtagtatagggttTGTTGAGTATCTTctatactcactcttgctgtcattcaaaTGAGGAAGTCGATGCCTATTTCGTCGGAgatgaaggcgaggatgaagagtagtcttagaagtcgcgttcgcactCTAGCTGCTTGTGGTTTTGGGTTTTTGCTTTTCGCTGAGTTTGCTGGCTGTTCAGACAGGTTTATAATATACAGTGTGGTTTGTAACTTTTTGTACTACAAACCATAAtatttatgtacgaagtttaaCTGTGATATTATAACTGTTATACTGTACGTATCAACTGTTTGATCTGAGAACTTATACGAGTGGCATAGGAGATCTCGAATCGAGGTCTTCCACAACCGTTTCCTCTTGAAGTGCAGCTGATGTAGAAGCTGCGTGTGTCTACAACACATTAATCAGTCACATGACTCTGCTGATGCAACTTGCAAAAACTATAGGCCGTTAGGCATCTTTATCTTGTTATGCTAGCGATGTAATGCGGCCCAGATAAATGGATTTGGAAGCTCACCTCAAAAGTCCAAAAGTAGTTGCGGCCAATACACGCTCCAGATGGGTGGGTTCAATAACAGTAGCTTACTTGCTTCAGCGATAAAAGCAAAACGTTGAATAGCCTCTGCAAGAGAAATTGTAGAGTTAAACTGCAGAAATGGAATTGTTGTTACTTGTTAGCATGAGCCATGGGTTAGGAATCATTTTTCAATGGTACAAACCTTTAACAAATATCCGTAGAAGTTCAGCTGACTTTAAGTGCACTTGCATTGGCTGTCAGGTGAACAAACATGTCAACATATGATGGACAATGCACAATAAGGATTTCAGAGGAAGTTGCCTTGAACAATATATTGTCCAATAGAAACCTAAGGGTGAGAACAACTGAACAATAGAGTCAGATACAGATTTCTACTATTCCTTCAAGTTTCAATGATTGATTTTTCTGAAAGTGGAAACCCAGTCCCCCAATTCTTCATTAAAGAAAAATAGTCCATTCACATAAGTTTTTTACATCCATCTTAGTGATACTCTTACTCCAAACCACTACTAGTCACTAGAACTAAGCCAGCCATAACGATGACcccaaagtaaaaaaaaaaaaagccggTTTTAACAAAGGATTCGGGATCCTTTCACCATCAAGGTGCAATCCCCACTTGTCAGAGGgtaaactcctcaagcaggaaTCCAGAGGgatccctttgagattcggtccgggggatgattctgaatctgtttgcgggtgaaataaatgggcgtcaATGCAAtagcaggtggaatggaaggatcgaatgcagaatgtagtaaatgctcaggagtttttagacaggttcgggccgcactgagcgtaataccctactcctgtgtgtatgctataaatgcactgagaatgtctctcagagatgttgctggttacaagaatatttatctatcctagagcttcggacttcttgttcttcggtgatctcagtttctgtgcttgtactggacatctgtcttcttcctcggcttccttCTTATCTGAGAATCCGATCTTTTTTTTCATCCACTTTCTGTGCCCACCGGCTcctccttaaatactcgccggcggtagcgtgcccagaaagggagggcacgagttccaaagcgctataaatgaaaagcaaccattatAGGTTATTACGCGAAGTGAccagggggttgaaaacgcgcctccgtccggtcttgttcgtcatgatGTCGATCTGCAACGGGCgtcgcggagagggcccaccgggcagctactgaacggcccggcgtgcccgctcggtcttgcatacctgacacagcagggcggcaggtggggtactttgggcttcgcgatgttatcccgaggcgcgtcggatgacgcgggatgggaaccgtgcattaaatgtccccacgccctcctgccagaatgtggcagggactgtcagcaagcgtgggggagcagttggatgcgacaggccacgcgcctttttaaatgcggcatcgggcctttcaccagctgacacctcaccgttgggctcgggtcctcggggaaccgagtgctcgggggccactgctcgcgaccccgagcactctctcccggaactgacttcctttgggtcttcggggtactcgggtgctcgggggccgttactcgcagccccaagcacccccttcccggtactcggcatttctgatcgtcgggggacttgagtgctcgggggccactgcccgcagccccgagcactctcttcccggcacttggtcttctcgggtcatcggggaactcgggtacccgggaccactgttcatggcaccgagcaccctctcccgggacttagtcttctcgtgcTTCGGGGAGACGATCCCCGCGggaggacgccacgtggcaacctgctgatctggccttgggactcggggaccttTGGTTCTTATGTCACCGACACCGCTAAAACCAAAAGATGCAAATAACACTACTCATGAAGCATCAGTACAAAACCTAAGAGTCGTGTTTTCTCCCAGCCAACCTTGAACACTTGAGGCATGTAAACAGTAGTGGGTCCAGTATGTTCAACTTGTGTGTATATATTATATCATATATAGTCACATCTGTTCGAATGactgagagggagagggagtcaAGAGTTATCACAAAGCTGTGTGCAGTGTCTGTGGTCGTCGGCCTCGGAGATTTGTCAATAGAAACCTCATCAGAACTATCTTCAGATGTCAATCATGTATCAGTTTTATTAGCTCCAAGTTGAACCCCTATATTAGAAAACTCGTCCTCCAACTCATTCTCCTTATTACTGAATTCGCACCGGCTTGAGAGGAGAAACTTCTACTCCATATTAGCTGGCCTTTTCTGGACAAATTAAAATGATAATTGGAATGCAGATGACTTTGGTTGATGACAACAATCCACTTTACAACAATCTTACTCACAATGCCCTTCTACATTCTTTCAATCTGCATTTAGAAGTACCTCAAGATTTACGCAACCACGGACACTCTCAATTTGGTGGGCGCGGAGCCTAAATCAACAGCAAACAGTTGGCCAATTCAAGTATCAGAATAAACTGTATGTACAACATAAAACATTAAGTGATCCTGAGCAAGCAAACACACGCAGATAGAATAGAAATATCTACTACATTTGACAAAACAAGAGTAAACAGACTAACAATTGATGCAAAAATAAGTAGAGGCAATGCTCTTAGTTCAAACACATCTAGCATAGTCCATGATTATAACTTATCATAACCGAATAGGTCTTCTTTCAATTTCATCTGTACAAATTTGATGTCTAGTGCAGTGTAGCCACatacaaaatag harbors:
- the LOC133889112 gene encoding protein-L-isoaspartate O-methyltransferase-like produces the protein MCLSPARCLSPSSALPRRFLYSLLGAPTPTIPSPPQHLLRRCIPFHRMAQFWTQGSLDNNKALVEYLKQYGAVMTEKVAEVMETLDRALFVPEGTPYIDSPMPIGYKATISAPHMHATCLELLKDHLQPGMLALDVGSGSGYMTACFAMMVGPEGRAVGIEHVPEIVASSIENVQRSAAAPLLKDGSLSFHVADGRLGFPDSAPYDAIHVGAAAPEIPQPLFEQLKPGGRMVVPVGTYLQDLQVVDKNADGSISVRKDASVRYVPLTSRSAQLQDP
- the LOC133889113 gene encoding uncharacterized protein LOC133889113 — translated: MLRAPPQTLQRPRPRSRPLSPAPRCSNDPAPAAAGSIRRLVLPPEGRAKLDPRPDRDFYAFPRLVTHVDDGFIATLTDLYRERLKPGWDVLDLMSSWVSHLPPEVQFRRVVGHGLNAQELSRNPRLDYFFVKDLNREQELELESGCFDAVLCTVSVQYLQSPEKVFAEIFRVLKPGGVCIVSFSTRMFYEKAIGAWREGTANSRVQLVTQYFQCVEGFTQPEVIRKLPSPGGLPGSPLDAVMRLFAGMASSDPFYAVISYRNFKPM